Proteins encoded by one window of Anopheles maculipalpis chromosome 2RL, idAnoMacuDA_375_x, whole genome shotgun sequence:
- the LOC126567940 gene encoding FACT complex subunit Ssrp1, translating into MADFLEYSSISSEIRGAMCPGKLKMTDTAMVFKSDKTGKVEQINSSDIELLNYQRFVGSFGLRVFLKNGSLHRFLGFTGDEAKIAEFVKKNYKLDMLEKELSMRGWNWGSVQFKGAVLSFDVENKTSFEIPLNHVSQCNVGKNEVTVEFHRNDDAPVSLMEMRFHIPTSESADIDPVEAFQENVMKQASVISVSGDAIAIFREIHCLTPRGRYDIKVFQTFFQLHGKTYDFKIPTSSVLRLFLLPHKDNRQMFFVISLDPPIKQGQTRYHFLVTLFQMDEETNIELPFTEEELKEKYEDKLTKELSGPVYEVLGKIMKVIINRKLTGPGTFIGHSGTPAIGCSFKAAAGYLYPLERGFIYVHKPPVHIRFEEIATVNFARSGGSTRSFDFEIELKTGTVHTFSSIEKEEYSKLFDFIVSKKLNVKNTGGKASYKDDFADSDNEGEPDAYLARVKAEAKERDEDDDGTNSEESTDEDFNPNQQESDVAEEFDSNVESSSDDSDDEDGSGGDSGGSGTDGGREKKRDKKKEKKERVKEKSPKKKEKKERKESAKKSKTKDSGAPKRPSTAFMLWMNATRDQIRKDNPGLSMIAISKKGGELWKDLKDKKDWEAKALKAKEDYAEAMAAYKASGGAGEEVDDDKGEKRKKKPAAKKSDTSMKGSGFKSKEFIDGDDSSSEEDKKKDTKKVKTPEPADRKKSKKSDSESEMSESEEDEDEDMSEGSD; encoded by the exons ATGGCTGATTTCCTCGAGTATTCATCAATCAGTTCGGAAATCCGTGGCGCTATG TGTCCCGGAAAGCTGAAAATGACCGACACAGCGATGGTATTTAAAAGTGACAAAACTGGCAAAGTGGAGCAGATCAACTCCAGCGACATTGAACTGTTGAACTATCAACGATTCGTGGGCAGCTTTGGACTGCGCGTGTTCCTGAAGAATGGTTCTTTGCATCGTTTCCTTGGGTTCACCGGGGACGAGGCGAAGATAGCGGAGTTTGTGaagaaaaactacaaactCGACATGCTGGAAAAGGAACTGTCGATGCGTGGCTGGAACTGGGGCTCGGTACAGTTTAAGGGTGCGGTACTGAGCTTCGACGTGGAAAACAAGACCAGCTTTGAGATACCGCTGAACCACGTGTCGCAGTGCAACGTGGGCAAGAACGAGGTAACGGTCGAGTTTCACCGGAACGATGATGCGCCGGTTAGCTTGATGGAGATGCGGTTCCACATTCCCACGTCCGAGTCGGCTGACATTGACCCTGTGGAAGCGTTCCAGGAGAACGTCATGAAGCAGGCTTCCGTCATATCGGTGTCTGGAGATGCGATTGCGATCTTCCGCGAAATCCACTGCCTTACGCCGCGCGGTCGGTACGACATCAAGGTGTTCCAGACGTTCTTCCAGCTGCACGGTAAAACGTACGATTTTAAAATCCCAACCTCGTCCGTACTGCGACTGTTTCTGCTACCGCACAAGGATAACCGGCAAATGTTCTTCGTCATATCGCTGGATCCACCGATCAAGCAGGGCCAGACGCGTTACCACTTTCTGGTCACGCTGTTCCAGATGGACGAGGAAACGAACATTGAGCTACCATTTACGGAGGAAGAGCTGAAGGAAAAGTATGAGGATAAACTGACGAAGGAACTGTCCGGACCGGTGTACGAGGTGTTGGGCAAAATCATGAAAGTAATTATAAATCGTAAATTAACCGGACCTGGTACGTTTATCGGTCACTCGGGCACACCGGCCATCGGGTGCTCGTTCAAGGCGGCAGCAGGATATCTCTACCCACTGGAGCGAGGATTTATATACGTCCACAAACCACCAGTTCACATCCGGTTCGAGGAGATTGCAACGGTCAATTTCGCGCGTAGCGGTGGATCGACGCGAAGTTTCGATTTCGAGATAGAGCTCAAAACCGGTACGGTCCATACATTCAGCAGCATCGAGAAGGAAGAATACTCAAAGCTTTTCGATTTCATCGTCTCGAAAAAGCTGAACGTAAAGAATACGGGCGGAAAGGCAAGCTACAAGGACGACTTTGCCGATTCGGATAACGAGGGCGAACCGGACGCGTATCTGGCGCGCGTAAAGGCGGAAGCGAAGGAGCGCGACGAGGACGACGATGGAACCAATTCGGAAGAATCGACCGATGAGGACTTTAACCCGAACCAGCAGGAATCCGATGTGGCCGAGGAGTTCGACAGTAATGTGGAGTCTTCATCGGATGACTCCGACGACGAGGACGGTAGCGGAGGTGATAGTGGCGGTAGCGGAACGGACGGTGGTCGCGAGAAAAAGCGcgacaaaaagaaagagaagaaggaaagggttaaagaaaaatcacccaaaaagaaggagaagaaggaaaggaaggaatcggcaaagaaatcgaaaacaaaagacTCTGGCGCACCGAAACGACCATCCACGGCGTTTATGCTCTGGATGAATGCAACCCGCGACCAGATACGGAAGGACAATCCGGGCCTGTCGATGATCGCGATCAGCAAGAAGGGTGGTGAGCTGTGGAAGGATCTGAAGGACAAGAAGGACTGGGAAGCGAAGGCATTGAAGGCCAAGGAAGATTACGCGGAAGCGATGGCCGCATACAAAGCGTCCGGTGGTGCCGGTGAGGAGGTAGATGACGATAAGGgcgaaaagaggaaaaagaaaccagCCGCCAAGAAGTCGGACACGTCCATGAAGGGTAGCGGGTTCAAGAGTAAAGAGTTTATCGATGGGGACGATTCGTCCAGCGAGGAggacaagaaaaaagacaCCAAGAAAGTGAAGACACCGGAACCGGCGGACAGGAAG aaatcgaagaaatcagACTCAGAATCAGAAATGTCCGAATCGGAAGAGGACGAGGATGAGGATATGAGCGAAGGCAGTGATTAA
- the LOC126568564 gene encoding mitochondrial import receptor subunit TOM20 homolog → MEISKTIGIAAGVAGTLFLGYCIYFDHKRRKDPDFKKKLRERRKAKKAAASAGPRTTIPNLTDHEEVQRFFLQEIQTGESLIATGDIENGVEHLANAIIVCGQPTQLLQVLQQTLPAQVFALLITRMRQYGNQSSENERTKLQDMNDDLE, encoded by the exons ATGGAGATTAGCAAAACGATTGGAATTGCTGCCGGTGTCGCGGGCACGCTGTTCCTCGGCTATTGCATATACTTCGACCACAAGCGCAGGAAGGATCCggattttaagaaaaaattgcGCGAAA GACGAAAGGCCAAAAAGGCCGCAGCATCGGCAGGGCCAAGGACAACAATCCCGAACCTGACAGATCACGAAGAAGTGCAGAG ATTCTTCCTGCAGGAGATCCAAACTGGCGAATCGCTCATTGCGACAGGTGATATCGAGAATGGCGTGGAACATTTGGCTAATGCAATTATCGTTTGTGGTCAGCCAACGCAACTGCTACAG GTCCTCCAGCAAACGCTGCCAGCCCAGGTATTCGCGCTGCTTATCACGCGCATGCGACAGTACGGCAATCAGTCGAGCGAGAACGAGCGGACCAAGCTTCAGGACATGAATGATGATCTGGAGTAA
- the LOC126568134 gene encoding uncharacterized protein LOC126568134 → MVPIFPSTSLSIAEGAGFLAFLNPNGESMLKKASVPDSHWIHCSVLVNNVQYSLDSDQIHRIGDKTTIERYDSERCGVRVKNLQKAFETKWTLYGTDQTGVDSTGVLDVTVTSIKFIDELNVTVSGSSSTATVNCPDKDGSRYCRIIGADQVVSESCSKTVELAQLVSHFWCHTMFWGAMTERITKINLFVEENDRDVKASVVETEDHIVLSCQYRSTVSLCRALSETDNRQLMLLDGHLSGRYSAYNTKISKGICSLEIKKPLAPADVGVWRIYQQLNPTDYTGCVFDVKGRRFSKGRSIRTRGSPAKSSRTELTATNIEIFRDPRSTSATVTELSCEAPYAIDYCYLSGPNGGDHTPHKFDRLKSLGICRFEVTNITSGVWACGINDQDGAEDHLTYYNVSVFQQPGQTVTGQLTASSGDRDQRLLCRTILELPIDICRFVDPSGEVHGVSNQMKPSADARYRYYGKGLREGECGLEIVELRDKDFGRWKCLFKVQGREYEISMDVVEEGEL, encoded by the exons ATGGTTCCAATTTTTCCCTCCACAAGTCTGTCCATCGCCGAAGGAGCGGGTTTTCTCGCTTTCTTAAACCCAAATGGGGAAAGCATGCTGAAAAAAGCTTCTGTACCGGACAGTCATTGGATACACTGTTCGGTGTTAGTTAACAATGTTCAGTATAGTTTGGATAGTGACCAGATACATCGGATCGGCGATAAAACAACCATTGAACGGTATGATTCGGAGCGATGCGGTGTACGGGTAAAAAATCTTCAGAAAGCTTTCGAAACAAAATGGACCCTGTACGGTACTGATCAGACGGGTGTAGATAGTACAGGAGTGCTCGATGTAACTGTTACGT CGATAAAATTTATCGACGAACTGAATGTTACCGTTAGTGGATCCTCGTCCACTGCGACAGTAAACTGCCCGGACAAGGACGGTTCCCGATACTGTCGCATCATCGGTGCTGATCAAGTCGTGTCCGAATCCTGCTCCAAAACAGTCGAACTCGCCCAGCTGGTCAGCCACTTCTGGTGTCACACAATGTTCTGGGGCGCAATGACGGAAAGGATCACGAAGATTAATCTGTTCGTTGAGG AGAATGATCGTGACGTAAAGGCGTCGGTGGTGGAGACGGAGGACCATATCGTGCTTTCTTGCCAGTACCGTTCGACGGTTTCGCTGTGCCGCGCCTTATCGGAAACAGATAATCGTCAGCTCATGTTGCTTGATGGTCATCTGTCTGGGCGTTACTCGGCGTACAATACAAA AATTTCGAAAGGGATCTGTTCGCTTGAGATAAAAAAACCGCTCGCTCCGGCGGATGTTGGTGTGTGGCGCATCTATCAACAGCTAAACCCAACCGATTATACTGGATGTGTGTTTGACGTGAAGGGGAGACGATTCTCTAAAGGGCGTTCCATTCGTACCCGTGGTTCTCCGGCGAAAAGCAGTCGAACAGAGCTGACAGCAACCAATATCGAAATTTTCCGCGATCCTCGATCTACGAGCGCAACCGTTACGGAGCTTTCCTGTGAAGCCCCATACGCCATCGATTATTGTTACCTTTCCGGTCCCAACGGAGGTGATCATACGCCTCATAAGTTTGATCGTTTAAAATCGCTCGGTATCTGTCGGTTCGAAGTTACCAACATTACGAGCGGTGTATGGGCCTGTGGCATTAATGATCAAGATGGGGCGGAAGATCATCTTACGTACTACAACGTGAGCGTGTTTCAGCAACCGGGACAAACCGTTACCGGTCAGCTAACGGCCAGCTCGGGTGATCGCGATCAACGGCTACTCTGCCGTACAATTCTAGAGCTTCCGATCGACATTTGCCGTTTTGTCGATCCATCCGGTGAGGTACATGGGGTATCGAATCAGATGAAACCATCGGCCGATGCTCGCTATCGCTACTATGGGAAAGGATTGCGCGAGGGTGAATGTGGGCTGGAGATAGTGGAGCTGCGGGACAAGGACTTTGGCCGGTGGAAGTGCTTGTTTAAGGTGCAAGGACGAGAGTACGAAATTTCGATGGACGTTGTTGAAGAAGGTGAG CTATGA
- the LOC126568241 gene encoding E3 ubiquitin-protein ligase RNF25, with translation MDALLDEVESLEAILMEDVHITKDASGFPEMIETTVFPTVGEELESQYVCITLQVLPTVGYPDVRPNVKLRNPRGLDDSIIGQIERAVQAKLQESIGQPVVFDLIDLIREQLTESNLPSGQCVICLYGFLEGDEFTKTVCYHYLHSHCLACHINASKRNYEEEIEKLPIWKRKEAKAFQAQCPVCREPIDVEVEPLMRCRPPTERENAPKFQVTDELKSLQAQMNRLFMHQKRRGGIIDLDAEEGNVIAIETESLNREISKGTSDASNGPNAVIPEVKTPANKKHGSNAHPQQQAKGSSSSKAANNTARQRNSQSATTTANGEANDDPDACTESCCSGQTDHHRGGGYRNRRHNNHHHNRHHRHHHHHQHHHHHHQHQGRGGGAGAGGAGTSTAAAASSGGAAKNLGTPCASDAR, from the exons ATGGACGC GCTGCTGGATGAGGTCGAGTCGCTGGAAGCGATTCTGATGGAAGATGTCCATATCACGAAAGATGCAAG CGGATTTCCCGAGATGATTGAAACGACCGTATTTCCGACCGTCGGCGAAGAACTCGAATCACAGTACGTGTGCATCACACTGCAAGTATTACCCACCGTCGGCTATCCGGATGTGCGACCGAACGTAAAGCTGAGAAATCCTCGTGGATTGGATGATAGCATTATTGGGCAGATCGAGCGAGCCGTTCAGGCAAAGTTGCAGGAATCGATCGGACAACCGGTCGTGTTTGATCTCATTGACCTGATACGGGAACAGTTGACGGAAAGTAATCTACCGTCCGGCCAGTGTGTCATCTGTCTGTACGGCTTCCTCGAGGGCGATGAGTTTACCAAGACGGTGTGCTATCACTATCTGCACAGCCACTGTTTAGCGTGTCACATCAATGCTTCGAAGCGCAATTATGAGGAAGAAATCGAAAAGCTACCGATCTGGAAGCGCAAAGAAGCGAAAGCATTCCAAGCACAGTGTCCGGTGTGCAGAGAACCAATCGATGTAGAGGTGGAACCGTTGATGCGCTGCCGGCCACCGACGGAACGGGAAAATGCACCCAAGTTCCAGGTGACGGACGAACTGAAGTCACTACAGGCACAAATGAATCGGCTGTTTATGCATCAGAAGCGAAGGGGTGGAATTATTGATCTGGATGCTGAGGAGGGTAACGTTATTGCGATTGAAACGGAATCCCTAAATAGAGAG ATTTCAAAAGGCACAAGTGATGCTTCAAATGGTCCCAATGCTGTGATTCCGGAGGTGAAAACGCCCGCAAACAAGAAGCATGGCTCTAACGCACACCCACAGCAGCAGGCCAAAGGATCTTCAAGCTCAAAAGCTGCGAACAATACTGCCCGCCAACGTAATTCGCAGtcagccaccaccaccgcaaaCGGTGAAGCAAACGACGATCCGGACGCTTGTACCGAATCGTGCTGTTCGGGTCAAACCGATCATCATCGTGGTGGTGGATACCGTAACCGACGGCACAATAATCACCACCATAATCGGCACCaccggcatcatcatcaccaccagcatcatcatcatcaccatcagcatcagGGACGAGGTGGTGGTGCCGGCGCAGGCGGAGCTGGAACTTCCACGGCGGCGGCGGCCAGTAGTGGTGGAGCGGCCAAAAATTTAGGTACTCCCTGCGCATCCGATGCCAGGTGA
- the LOC126568609 gene encoding mobility group protein 1A: MAEKPKRPLSAYMLWLNSAREQIKKENPGIKVTEIAKKGGELWRGMKDKSEWEYKAAKMKDEYNKQMQDFERNGGSKDAGTKKKKGAKKVAKKSKKKDSEDEDDESGDESD, from the exons ATGGCTGAGAAACCAAAGCGTCCTCTATCGGCTTATATGCTGTGGCTGAATTCGGCCCGTGAACAGATCAAGAAGGAAAATCCAGGAATAAAAGTGACAGAAATCGCCAAGAAGGGCGGAGAGCTGTGGCGCGGAATGAAGGACAAGAGC GAATGGGAGTACAAGGCAGCCAAGATGAAGGATGAGTACAACAAACAGATGCAAGATTTCGAGCGAAACGGTGGCAGCAAGGATGCCGgaaccaagaaaaagaaaggtgCAAAGAAAGTTGccaaaaagagcaaaaagaaggatTCGGAGGATGAAGATGACGAGTCTGGAGATGAGAGCGACTGA
- the LOC126568685 gene encoding N-acetylglucosamine-1-phosphotransferase subunits alpha/beta, with amino-acid sequence MECRRVSRGMKHFARWWSCASGLKSGKFRYRCCCAVTALALLALCYIIFSLLVTHTSKTACQNSYEVIDVVYTWVNGSDPQFLEELARYSSTRDNARYDDKNELRYSLRSLEKYAPWIRNVYIVTNGQVPCWLNLENPRVQIVPHADIADDDTALPTFSSASIETFIHRIPSLSQRFLYLNDDIFLGAPLHPDDLQTLAEGVKVFTAWIVPDCAPDCPWMFVGDGSCDRDCFVEECQFDGGDCDHPDYRAERERHHPLHDYEDVSAPDDAVEPVEEEGEQMFIDVPKMFPRISPGSMRASENIRDIYEIFRMKSTNGNSSTKQLVERFNKEKMKLKKRQAKHRSLLGRAHQRTAERQGQAEHNRTTGSKAQEGQLPSMGGDSAVNSQDIFANSLIHTNRVFNRAYGFHNRKVLAHVGFLLDVQIVERMLNRFRDEFLVTKRHRFRAKDDMQYAFSYYHFLMSETRNKTVGEIFDDFDTDASGTWSDREIRTLLTKVYNLPLDWSAVRYFEEVVTNCSLQQNNFLPLEHQQEQRQVYPTLVYERYEDSTIPTVTKPMVVGCTELADMMRANFGKVPRYRYHVSAKTGIYSNFKMLTSNITQVVDALDELRKTPKKFNCINDNLSDDRPEDNQLITALLEDFYLSLFPARSSFELESTYRNRFQRYDDYRSWLWRKTFFRNTVYLVCGTVFLVCVRLLCCRHKGKFARTLLLLGAARSTDYTNIS; translated from the exons ATGGAGTGCCGAAGAGTATCACGTGGAATGAAACACTTCGCTCGCTGGTGGTCCTGCGCTTCCGGTCTCAAGAGCGGCAAGTTCCGGTATAGGTGCTGTTGTGCAGTTACCGCACTAGCTCTCTTAGCTTTGTGTTACATTATTTTTAGTCTACTTGTAACG CATACGTCCAAAACAGCTTGCCAAAATAGCTACGAAGTTATAGATGTAGTTTATACCTGGGTTAATGGAAGTGATCCGCAGTTTCTGGAAGAGCTTGCACGTTATTCTTCGACGCGCGACAATGCTCGGTACGATGATAAAAATGAGCTACGATATTCGCTGCGTTCGTTGGAAAAATATGCCCCCTGGATAAGGAATGTGTACATAGTAACAAATGGACAGGTTCCCTGCTGGCTGAATCTAGAAAATCCTCGTGTACAAATCGTGCCGCATGCCGATATTGCGGATGACGATACAGCACTACCAACATTTTCCAGTGCCAGCATCGAAACGTTTATACACCGCATACCGAGCCTCTCGCAACGGTTCCTTTATCTGAACGATGACATCTTTCTTGGGGCTCCACTGCATCCAGACGATCTTCAAACGCTCGCCGAAGGTGTAAAGGTTTTCACTGCCTGGATTGTGCCGGACTGTGCACCAGACTGTCCGTGGATGTTCGTGGGCGATGGGTCATGCGATCGCGATTGCTTCGTGGAGGAGTGTCAGTTCGATGGCGGTGACTGTGACCATCCCGACTATCGGGCGGAACGTGAGCGACATCATCCGTTGCACGACTACGAAGACGTTTCGGCACCGGACGACGCGGTCGAACCGGTCGAGGAGGAGGGGGAGCAAATGTTTATCGATGTTCCGAAAATGTTTCCTCGCATTTCGCCTGGTAGTATGCGAGCGTCAGAAAATATTCgcgatatttatgagattttccGTATGAAGAGTACCAACGGTAATTCTTCCACGAAACAGCTAGTTGAGCGATTCAACAAAGAAAAGATGAAACTGAAGAAACGCCAAGCCAAGCATCGAAGTCTGCTGGGACGCGCTCATCAAAGGACTGCTGAAAGACAAGGACAGGCCGAGCATAACCGTACAACCGGCTCAAAAGCACAGGAAGGACAGTTGCCCTCGATGGGTGGAGATTCGGCAGTTAACTCACAGGATATCTTCGCCAATTCGCTTATCCACACGAATCGGGTGTTTAACCGAGCGTACGGGTTCCACAATCGCAAGGTGTTGGCCCACGTTGGCTTCCTGCTGGATGTGCAAATAGTCGAACGAATGCTGAACCGCTTTCGGGACGAATTTCTCGTCACCAAACGACACCGATTCCGGGCGAAGGACGATATGCAGTATGCGTTCAGCTACTATCACTTCCTAATGAGCGAAACCCGGAACAAAACCGTTGGAGAGATCTTTGACGATTTCGACACGGATGCATCAGG CACGTGGTCCGACCGAGAAATTCGAACACTCCTGACAAAGGTGTACAATCTTCCGCTGGATTGGTCGGCCGTACGATACTTCGAAGAGGTTGTCACCAACTGTTCCCTTCAGCAGAacaattttcttccacttGAACATCAGCAGGAACAGCGACAGGTATACCCAACGTTGGTGTACGAGCGTTACGAGGATTCGACAATT CCTACGGTAACGAAACCGATGGTGGTGGGTTGTACCGAGCTGGCCGATATGATGCGCGCCAACTTTGGGAAGGTACCCCGCTATCGGTATCATGTGAGCGCCAAAACGGGCATCTACAGCAACTTCAAAATGCTCACCTCCAACATCACACAGGTCGTCGACGCGCTCGACGAGCTACGCAAAACGCCAAAGAAGTTCAACTGCATAAATGACAACCTAAGCGATGATCGACCGGAGGATAATCAGCTGATTACGGCGCTGCTGGAGGACTTCTACCTAAGTCTATTCCCGGCTCGCAGTAGTTTTGAGCTGGAAAGTACGTACCGAAATCGTTTTCAACGCTACGATGACTATCGTTCGTGGCTGTGGCGGAAAACATTCTTCCGGAACACGGTTTATCTCGTCTGTGGGACGGTGTTTCTCGTATGTGTCCGTCTGTTGTGCTGTCGCCATAAGGGCAAGTTTGCACGCACCCTTCTGCTGTTAGGGGCGGCACGATCAACCGATTATACCAACATTTCCTAA